In a genomic window of Callithrix jacchus isolate 240 chromosome 22, calJac240_pri, whole genome shotgun sequence:
- the LGALS14 gene encoding uncharacterized protein LGALS14 isoform X1 has translation MEPGMKPEGRAERDHLNAATQRFTQKTGQNSEESPRRREQCHHYHNDPQLEVNFYTGTNEDSDIAFQFRVNFGDCVIMNTREIGMWRCEEKCYNVPFEDGKSFELRICAHYDEYKVSTPGAFSTSLCGLPGLVDLAPPVPWGPSPIATPVPGPHRRSPSACTAVLSSFPNLTKVKVGSPAISPKVENLLHLFL, from the exons ATGGAGCCTGGAATGAAGCCAGAGGGCAGGGCCGAAAGGGATCATTTAAATGCTGCAACTCAGAGATTCACACAGAAGACAGGACAGAATTCCGAAGAGTCGCCCAGAAGAAGAGAACAATGTCATCACTACCA CAATGACCCACAGCTGGAGGTGAATTTCTACACTGGGACAAATGAGGACTCAGATATTGCCTTCCAATTCCGAGTGAACTTTGGCGATTGTGTGATCATGAACACTCGTGAGATTGGGATGTGGCGGTGTGAGGAGAAATGCTACAATGTGCCCTTTGAGGATGGCAAATCATTTGAGCTGCGCATCTGTGCGCATTACGATGAATACAAGGTGAGCACCCCAGGAGCTTTCAGCACCAGCCTCTGTGGGCTCCCAGGTCTTGTTGACCTGGCCCCACCAGTCCCTTGGGGCCCGTCTCCCATAGCTACTCCTGTTCCAGGTCCTCATCGGAGATCGCCCTCTGCTTGCACTGCCGTCCTCAGCTCTTTCCCAAATCTAACCAAAGTCAAGGTCGGCTCACCTGCCATTTCTCCCAAAGTGGAAAATCTCCTCCATCTTTTCCTATAG
- the LGALS14 gene encoding placental protein 13-like isoform X3 produces MEPGMKPEGRAERDHLNAATQRFTQKTGQNSEESPRRREQCHHYHNDPQLEVNFYTGTNEDSDIAFQFRVNFGDCVIMNTREIGMWRCEEKCYNVPFEDGKSFELRICAHYDEYKVMVNGQHIYNFLHRIPPLFVNMVEVWGDISLTRVLVYN; encoded by the exons ATGGAGCCTGGAATGAAGCCAGAGGGCAGGGCCGAAAGGGATCATTTAAATGCTGCAACTCAGAGATTCACACAGAAGACAGGACAGAATTCCGAAGAGTCGCCCAGAAGAAGAGAACAATGTCATCACTACCA CAATGACCCACAGCTGGAGGTGAATTTCTACACTGGGACAAATGAGGACTCAGATATTGCCTTCCAATTCCGAGTGAACTTTGGCGATTGTGTGATCATGAACACTCGTGAGATTGGGATGTGGCGGTGTGAGGAGAAATGCTACAATGTGCCCTTTGAGGATGGCAAATCATTTGAGCTGCGCATCTGTGCGCATTACGATGAATACAAG GTAATGGTAAATGGCCAACACATTTACAACTTTCTTCATCGAATCCCACCACTGTTTGTGAATATGGTGGAAGTGTGGGGAGACATCTCCCTGACCAGAGTGCTTGTCTACAATTGA
- the LGALS14 gene encoding placental protein 13-like isoform X2: MSSLPVPYKLPVSLSIGSCVIITGRPKLSFLNDPQLEVNFYTGTNEDSDIAFQFRVNFGDCVIMNTREIGMWRCEEKCYNVPFEDGKSFELRICAHYDEYKVSTPGAFSTSLCGLPGLVDLAPPVPWGPSPIATPVPGPHRRSPSACTAVLSSFPNLTKVKVGSPAISPKVENLLHLFL, translated from the exons ATGTCATCACTACCA GTGCCATACAAACTGCCTGTGTCCTTGTCTATTGGTTCCTGCGTGATAATCACAGGGAGACCGAAACTCTCTTTTCT CAATGACCCACAGCTGGAGGTGAATTTCTACACTGGGACAAATGAGGACTCAGATATTGCCTTCCAATTCCGAGTGAACTTTGGCGATTGTGTGATCATGAACACTCGTGAGATTGGGATGTGGCGGTGTGAGGAGAAATGCTACAATGTGCCCTTTGAGGATGGCAAATCATTTGAGCTGCGCATCTGTGCGCATTACGATGAATACAAGGTGAGCACCCCAGGAGCTTTCAGCACCAGCCTCTGTGGGCTCCCAGGTCTTGTTGACCTGGCCCCACCAGTCCCTTGGGGCCCGTCTCCCATAGCTACTCCTGTTCCAGGTCCTCATCGGAGATCGCCCTCTGCTTGCACTGCCGTCCTCAGCTCTTTCCCAAATCTAACCAAAGTCAAGGTCGGCTCACCTGCCATTTCTCCCAAAGTGGAAAATCTCCTCCATCTTTTCCTATAG
- the LGALS14 gene encoding placental protein 13-like isoform X4, with protein MSSLPVPYKLPVSLSIGSCVIITGRPKLSFLNDPQLEVNFYTGTNEDSDIAFQFRVNFGDCVIMNTREIGMWRCEEKCYNVPFEDGKSFELRICAHYDEYKVMVNGQHIYNFLHRIPPLFVNMVEVWGDISLTRVLVYN; from the exons ATGTCATCACTACCA GTGCCATACAAACTGCCTGTGTCCTTGTCTATTGGTTCCTGCGTGATAATCACAGGGAGACCGAAACTCTCTTTTCT CAATGACCCACAGCTGGAGGTGAATTTCTACACTGGGACAAATGAGGACTCAGATATTGCCTTCCAATTCCGAGTGAACTTTGGCGATTGTGTGATCATGAACACTCGTGAGATTGGGATGTGGCGGTGTGAGGAGAAATGCTACAATGTGCCCTTTGAGGATGGCAAATCATTTGAGCTGCGCATCTGTGCGCATTACGATGAATACAAG GTAATGGTAAATGGCCAACACATTTACAACTTTCTTCATCGAATCCCACCACTGTTTGTGAATATGGTGGAAGTGTGGGGAGACATCTCCCTGACCAGAGTGCTTGTCTACAATTGA